AGGCGGCAACGGAGAGTTAGGGTTCTATCTCATCAGTGACGGAGGACGTACTCCTTACCGTTTGCATTTCCGCCGTCCGTGTTTTATTTATTATCAGGCTTATCCTGAAATGTGCGTTGGCAGTACCATCTCCGACGCAATCGTCACTATGAGTAGTTTAAACGTGATCGCAGGAGAGCTGGATGCTTAATTGATTTAAAAAATGACCGATACCACCAACCCCATCACTTTTACCCCCGAGCGTCTTGCCAAAGCGCAGGAGATCATCGCCCGTTATCCCGACGGAAAACAAAAATCTGCCCTTTTACCTTTGTTGCACCTGGCTCAGGAGCAATACGGCTGGGTAAGCGAAGAGGTAATGGATTACGTAGCAGGATTACTGTCTATTTTACCGATTGAAGTATACGAAGTAGCCTCTTTTTACACGATGTTCCACCTCGACCCTGTGGGAAAACACGTGATTGAGTATTGTCGTACCGGTCCGTGCTGTCTGATGGGCGGTGAAGATGTGTATGGATACTTAAAACAAAAATTGGGAATTAATACGGGAGAAACTACTCCTGACGGCAAATTTACCCTTAAAGAGGTAGAATGTCTGGCCGCTTGCGGCTGGGGGCCTGTTTTTCAGATTCGTGAGAAATATTACATGAATTTGACCAACGGCAAAGTAGATGAAATTATTGAAGAATTGAGTAACGACTAACCGATTTCCTGAACCATATTATGGCAGTTAAAATTCTCACCGAACATATTAACGTTCCCGGTATCAATACTTTCGAGGTCTATCGCAAGATGGGTGGCTATACTGCCGTCGAAAAGGCATTGAAAAAAATGACTCCCGAAGAAATTGTAGAGGAAGTCAAAAAGTCGGGTGTACGCGGTCGTGGAGGCGCAGGATTCCCGATGGGAATGAAATGGAGCTTTTTGGCAAAGCCCGAAGGGGTTCCCCGTTATTTGGTCTGCAACGCTGACGAATCAGAACCCGGTACATTCAAAGATCATTACCTGATGCGGGAGATCCCTCACCTGTTGATTGAAGGAATGATCGTATCCAGTTTTGCTCTTGGGGCCAATAAATCATTCATCTATGTACGCGGTGAATTGATGTATGTTATCAATATTCTCGAGAAAGCCATTGCCGAAGCAAAAGCAGCAGGCTTTTTAGGAAAAAATATCTTGGGTTCAGGCTACGACCTGGAGTTGGTCGTACAACCCGGAGGCGGGGCGTATATTTGCGGTGAAGAAACGGCATTGTTGGAATCATTGGAAGGCAAACGCGGCAATCCCCGTAATAAACCGCCATTCCCTGCGGTGAAAGGCCTCTACCAATCGCCAACCGTTGTAAATAACGTTGAATCGATTGCAAATACCCCATGGATCGTCAACAACGGCGGCGAGGCTTATGCTTCTTTAGGAATCGGACGCAGTACCGGCACCAAGCTGATCTCCGCTTCCGGACACATCAATAAGCCCGGTGTGTACGAAATTCCGCTGGGGATAACGGTAGAAGATTTTATCTATGCCGATGAATGGTGTGGAGGAATTCGTCCGGGCCACCATTTGAAGGCCGTCATTGCGGGCGGCTCTTCTGTTCCTATTTTACCCGCTAATCTGATTCTGAATCTGGCCAATGGCGAAAAACGACTCATGACCTACGAATCACTTTCGGATGGCGGTTTTGCCACCGGTACCATGCTGGGCTCAGGCGGCTTCATTGCCATGGATGAAACGGCGTGTATCGTTCGGAATACCTGGACCTTTGCCCGTTTTTACCACCACGAATCCTGCGGGCAATGCTCACCCTGCCGCGAAGGAACCGGCTGGATGGACAAAGTATTGGAACGTATTGAACACGGAAAAGGAAATATGCGTGACATTGATCTGCTGGTCGATGTAGCAAAAAAGATTGAAGGAAACACTATTTGTCCTTTGGGCGATGCTGCTGCCTGGCCGATTGCGTCTGCAATTCGTCACTTCCGTGATGAATTTGAGTGGCACGTAACGCATCCCATCGAAGCTACGCAGCCCGGAGCGGTCTATCGCGGAGCCATGGAATTAGTGTAACAGTGACTAAAAAAGGAATTTGACCAAAATTATGGAAAATACTGCGCCCCAGTTGTTCAAAATCACTTTCGACGGTATCGAGATCGAAGTACCGCCGGGAACAACCATCATGCAAGCCGCCCGCACATTAGGACCGCACTATGCGCCTCCTGCCATGTGTTACTATGAGCCCCTTAAAGGAACCGGCGGAAAGTGCCGCGCGTGTCTGGTGAAAGTAGCGGCGGGTTCGGCAAAGGACCCGCGTCCCATGCCGAAATTAGTTCCTTCATGTATTACAACCGTACAGGATGGAATGGTTGTGGAAAATACCACCAATGAGTCGGTTTTGGAAACCCGTCGCGGAATTGTTGAATTTTTATTGATCAACCACCCGCTCGACTGCCCTGTCTGTGACCAGGCCGGGGAATGTCATTTACAGGACTTTGCCTTTGAACACGGCCGCGTTACGACCCGTTACGAAGAAGAGCGTCGGACTTTTGATCGTCATGACATTGGTCCCTACGTTCAGTTACACATGAATCGCTGTATTCTGTGTTACCGCTGCGTATATACAGCCGACCAAATCACCGATAAAAGGGTGCACGGTGTTCTGAATCGCGGAGACCACGCCGAAATCAGTACGTATATTGAGAAGGCCATTGACAATGATTTCTCAGGAAACGTCATCGACGTTTGTCCCGTAGGAGCTTTGACCGACAAAACATTCCGTTTTAAAAATCGCGTATGGTTCAGCAAACCGGTGGATGCGCATTGTGATTGCGAAAAGTGCAGCGGCAATGTCACTCTTTGGTACCGAGGGGATGAGGTGATCCGGGTCACTGCCCGCAAAAATGAGTGGGGAGAAGTGAAAGAATTTATCTGCAATACCTGTCGTTTTGAACGCAAGAAAACAAGCGACTGGACCATCGAAGGCCCGACTAAGATTTCCCGTCATTCAGTCATTATGGCCAATAAATACCGTGCAGACCTAAAGAAACCGGAGTTTGGCCTGAAAGTAGCCGCGGCCCAATACAAACAAATCGACGATTCCCGTCCGTACGTGACCGATGGTTCTACAATTCGGGAATTGAGTAAAGAAAACAACGTAAAAGCAAATCAGCGTTCACTCGCCGAAAATAATTAATTTTGAATTGACACTACGAGTTAGAAGAACCAATATTCTAACCTCCAACGTCCACTAACTATGACTATAGACGTCGCTCTTATTATTAAGGCAATCATCATATTGCTCATTTTCGGGATCACGCTTTTAATCGCGATGTATTCAACCTACGGGGAGCGTAAAGTTGCCGCTTTTATGCAGGACAGGATCGGCCCTAACCGCGCCGGTCCGTTTGGTCTGTTGCAACCGCTCGCCGATGCCGTAAAAATGTTCTTCAAGGAAGATTTTATCCCGTCGCAAGCCAACAAATGGCTGTTCATTCTGGGCCCCTGCCTTTCCATGTTGACAGCCCTTATGACTAGTGCGGTCATTCCATTTGGTGATAGTATAAAATATGAAGCTGCCCCCGGCAAAGTATGGGACGTTCCCGTACAGGCTATTGATGTAAACATAGGAATCCTGTACGTTTTTGGAGTGGTTTCACTGGGTGTATACGGAATCATGGTCGGCGGATGGGCTTCCAACAACAAATTTTCGCTCTTGGGTGCCATTCGTGCCGCTTCCCAGAACATCAGCTACGAAATCTCAATGGGCTTGGCTATTATCGCTATTCTGATGATGACAGGCTCCCTTTCCATTCGACACATTGTAGAACAGCAACACGGGGGCAACTGGAATATCTTCTACCAACCGCTCGGCTTCATTATTTTTATCACCTGTGCCTTTGCCGAATGTAACCGTACTCCTTTTGATTTGCCCGAATGCGAAACCGAGTTGATCGGTGGATATCACACGGAGTATAGTTCGATGAAACTGGGCTTTTATCTTTTTGCCGAATACATCAATATGTTTGTCTCTTCGGCTATGATCTCCAGCCTTTATTTTGGCGGCTACAACTATCCCGGTATGGATTGGGTACAGGCACAGTTGAC
Above is a window of Runella slithyformis DSM 19594 DNA encoding:
- a CDS encoding NADH-quinone oxidoreductase subunit NuoE family protein — protein: MTDTTNPITFTPERLAKAQEIIARYPDGKQKSALLPLLHLAQEQYGWVSEEVMDYVAGLLSILPIEVYEVASFYTMFHLDPVGKHVIEYCRTGPCCLMGGEDVYGYLKQKLGINTGETTPDGKFTLKEVECLAACGWGPVFQIREKYYMNLTNGKVDEIIEELSND
- the nuoF gene encoding NADH-quinone oxidoreductase subunit NuoF, with the translated sequence MAVKILTEHINVPGINTFEVYRKMGGYTAVEKALKKMTPEEIVEEVKKSGVRGRGGAGFPMGMKWSFLAKPEGVPRYLVCNADESEPGTFKDHYLMREIPHLLIEGMIVSSFALGANKSFIYVRGELMYVINILEKAIAEAKAAGFLGKNILGSGYDLELVVQPGGGAYICGEETALLESLEGKRGNPRNKPPFPAVKGLYQSPTVVNNVESIANTPWIVNNGGEAYASLGIGRSTGTKLISASGHINKPGVYEIPLGITVEDFIYADEWCGGIRPGHHLKAVIAGGSSVPILPANLILNLANGEKRLMTYESLSDGGFATGTMLGSGGFIAMDETACIVRNTWTFARFYHHESCGQCSPCREGTGWMDKVLERIEHGKGNMRDIDLLVDVAKKIEGNTICPLGDAAAWPIASAIRHFRDEFEWHVTHPIEATQPGAVYRGAMELV
- a CDS encoding 2Fe-2S iron-sulfur cluster-binding protein, which encodes MENTAPQLFKITFDGIEIEVPPGTTIMQAARTLGPHYAPPAMCYYEPLKGTGGKCRACLVKVAAGSAKDPRPMPKLVPSCITTVQDGMVVENTTNESVLETRRGIVEFLLINHPLDCPVCDQAGECHLQDFAFEHGRVTTRYEEERRTFDRHDIGPYVQLHMNRCILCYRCVYTADQITDKRVHGVLNRGDHAEISTYIEKAIDNDFSGNVIDVCPVGALTDKTFRFKNRVWFSKPVDAHCDCEKCSGNVTLWYRGDEVIRVTARKNEWGEVKEFICNTCRFERKKTSDWTIEGPTKISRHSVIMANKYRADLKKPEFGLKVAAAQYKQIDDSRPYVTDGSTIRELSKENNVKANQRSLAENN
- the nuoH gene encoding NADH-quinone oxidoreductase subunit NuoH; the protein is MTIDVALIIKAIIILLIFGITLLIAMYSTYGERKVAAFMQDRIGPNRAGPFGLLQPLADAVKMFFKEDFIPSQANKWLFILGPCLSMLTALMTSAVIPFGDSIKYEAAPGKVWDVPVQAIDVNIGILYVFGVVSLGVYGIMVGGWASNNKFSLLGAIRAASQNISYEISMGLAIIAILMMTGSLSIRHIVEQQHGGNWNIFYQPLGFIIFITCAFAECNRTPFDLPECETELIGGYHTEYSSMKLGFYLFAEYINMFVSSAMISSLYFGGYNYPGMDWVQAQLTGSLGEIAGHNVGTLIGTLVFFGKSLFFVFFYMWVRWTLPRFRYDQLMNLGWKALIPLAMINIILTGGAILFLKPLIMGFLK